From Segatella copri, the proteins below share one genomic window:
- a CDS encoding LacI family DNA-binding transcriptional regulator: MAEKIRIKDIAERAGVSVGTVDRVLHDRPNVSKTARDKVEKALKEMNYQPNVYASALAYNKSYTFYLLIPKHESEAYWEEIEEGARKCEDTRRDFHIDVEIRFYERSSEESFREEGNKILEASPEGVIVVPSSLDVTREFTEALHHKSIPFILLDSYMPDLRPLSFFGQDSFCSGFFAAKMLMMLAAKEDEILLMRQTKDGRVVSKQQDNREVGFRHYMHDHFPNVKITLLDLPLSGTRAEFVKMLEKFFAVHPNIHHCITMTSKAHIVGDFLLKTNRRDVQIMGYDMVEKNARCLREGSISFLIAQHAYMQGYSCVDTLFQAIVLKKKVTPVNYMPIELLMKENVDFYRRTQL; this comes from the coding sequence ATGGCCGAAAAAATCAGAATCAAGGATATTGCCGAGAGAGCTGGCGTATCCGTTGGAACCGTAGACCGAGTTCTGCACGACCGTCCTAACGTGTCGAAAACTGCACGCGACAAGGTCGAGAAAGCCCTCAAGGAAATGAATTACCAGCCTAATGTGTACGCCAGCGCTCTGGCTTACAACAAATCCTATACCTTCTACCTGCTGATTCCGAAACACGAATCGGAGGCTTACTGGGAGGAGATAGAGGAAGGCGCAAGAAAATGTGAAGATACCCGACGTGACTTCCATATCGATGTAGAGATTCGTTTCTATGAGCGTTCCAGCGAGGAATCGTTCCGCGAAGAAGGCAACAAGATTCTTGAGGCCAGTCCGGAAGGAGTCATAGTGGTGCCTTCATCGCTCGATGTAACCCGCGAGTTTACCGAGGCGTTGCACCACAAAAGCATCCCATTCATCCTGCTCGACTCCTACATGCCCGATCTGCGTCCGCTCTCTTTCTTCGGCCAGGATTCGTTCTGTTCCGGTTTCTTCGCAGCCAAGATGCTGATGATGCTTGCAGCAAAGGAAGATGAAATCCTGCTCATGAGGCAGACCAAAGACGGAAGAGTGGTCAGCAAGCAGCAGGACAACCGAGAGGTAGGATTCCGCCATTACATGCACGACCACTTCCCTAACGTGAAGATTACCTTGCTCGACCTGCCGTTGAGCGGCACACGTGCTGAATTCGTCAAAATGCTGGAGAAGTTCTTTGCCGTGCATCCGAACATCCACCATTGCATCACCATGACTTCGAAGGCGCACATCGTGGGCGACTTCCTGCTGAAGACCAACCGCCGCGACGTTCAGATCATGGGCTATGATATGGTAGAGAAAAACGCCCGCTGTCTGCGCGAAGGAAGCATTTCCTTCCTCATCGCCCAGCACGCCTACATGCAGGGTTACTCCTGCGTAGACACGCTCTTCCAGGCCATCGTGCTGAAGAAGAAAGTTACGCCGGTAAACTATATGCCTATCGAGCTGCTGATGAAGGAAAACGTAGATTTCTATCGCAGAACCCAGCTCTAA